Proteins encoded together in one Argiope bruennichi chromosome 1, qqArgBrue1.1, whole genome shotgun sequence window:
- the LOC129965421 gene encoding uncharacterized protein LOC129965421: protein MAYLHSINIQIRLYPPFAVFPRFSSGKPYFKEHEICIKTCGNLYQKWREERKFRNVPHGDLQFKITYFDNGNSVLKARKSLPTILAIHGAPGSYKDFIGLSNYFEQKARVIIPNFPDFSVYKPGVFRFSDEEKAQLTKDFLAAISVSRIDVLAVHSSGVYPGLHLCLDNNLPIKSLIMLNPGTYSYDMRAVKHIKFMRTLVEASEVSVFMKILPYLGPILLKLAKVPVRTDNFLDPLLSATTMVYTNVPGAKERFLHLSQKKFPILYAFSKDDKLIGDKCAYELAHLLGVSNAEIYSYDKDGNLKNEGKNNPVLKVMSFEKGSHYVFWKHADIIFPAIEEFLRRNMIDV from the exons ATGGCATATTTACACTCTATAAACATTCAGATCCGATTGTATCCCCCGTTTGCAGTATTTCCTCGTTTTTCCTCTGGAAAACCATATTTCAAAGAGCACgaaatttgtattaaaacttGTGGAAATTTGTATCAAAAATGGCGTGAAGAAAGAAAGTTTAGAAATGTGCCACATGGTgacttacaatttaaaataacatacttTGATAAtggaaattctgttttaaaagcaagaaaatctTTGCCAACTATATTAGCGATACATGGGGCTCCTGGATCTTACAAAGATTTTATTGGATTATCAAACTATTTTGAACAGAAAGCGAGAGTTATTATTCCAAATTTCCC agatttttcagtttataaaccTGGAGTATTTAGGTTTTCTGATGAGGAAAAAGCACAGCTTACTAAAGATTTTTTAGCTGCTATTTCTGTTTCACG AATAGATGTTTTAGCTGTACACAGTAGTGGTGTATATCCTGGGTTGCATCTTTGTCTAGATAATAATCTtccaattaaatctttaataatgttGAATCCTGGAACCTATTCTTATGACATGAG agctgtaaagcatataaaatttatgCGCACATTAGTTGAAGCTAGTGAAGTTTCAGTATTTATGAAGATATTACCATATTTGGGgcctattttattaaaacttgcaAAAGTGCCAGTTAGAACAGATAATTTTTTGGATCCTTTGTTGTCTGCAACAACTATGGTGTACACAAATGTACCAGGG GCTAAAGAAAGGTTCCTTCATTTATCCcagaaaaaatttccaatattataTGCTTTCAGTAAAGATGACAAGCTTATAGGAGACAAATGTGCTTATGAATTAGCTCATCTTCTTGGAGTTTCAAATGCAGAAATTTATTCCTATGATAAAGATGGTAACTTAAAAAatgaag GTAAAAACAATCCTGTATTAAAAGTGATGTCATTTGAGAAAGGCTCTCATTATGTGTTTTGGAAGCATGCAGATATTATATTTCCAGCAATTGAggaatttttaagaagaaatatgaTTGATGTTTGA